One genomic segment of Pseudomonas chlororaphis subsp. aurantiaca includes these proteins:
- a CDS encoding CmpA/NrtA family ABC transporter substrate-binding protein — MNELPVSPLAWVNGSDAPEKTAINLGFMALSDCASVVVAATQGFAQPYGLTLNLKRQASWANLRDKLVSGELDAAHSLYGLIYAVHLGIGGVNASDMAVLMGLNQNGQSINLSQELQALNVTSPEALYLHVHQSRARLTFAQTFPTGTHAMWLYYWLAAQGIHPLQDVDSVVVPPPQMVAHLQAGRIDGFCVGEPWSASAANQNLGFTLATSQAIWPDHPEKVLGCTRAFVEQYPNTARALVMAILEASRFIEQSRENRQSTAQLLSAREYLDAPLGCIEPRLLGEYADGLGNRWQDPHALRFHNEGTVNLPYLSDGMWFMTQFRRWGLLREDPDYLGIARQVQQLELYRQAATAVGVASWGQDMRSSQLIDGKLWDGSDPAAYARSFKLHAMSDSSPLLASR; from the coding sequence ATGAATGAACTCCCCGTCAGCCCGCTGGCCTGGGTCAACGGCAGCGACGCCCCGGAAAAGACCGCGATCAACCTCGGTTTCATGGCCTTGAGCGACTGCGCCTCGGTGGTGGTCGCCGCCACCCAGGGCTTCGCCCAGCCTTACGGCCTGACCCTGAACCTCAAGCGCCAGGCGTCCTGGGCCAACCTGCGGGACAAGCTGGTGAGCGGCGAGCTGGATGCCGCCCACAGCCTGTACGGCCTGATCTACGCCGTGCACCTGGGCATCGGCGGGGTCAACGCCAGCGACATGGCGGTGCTGATGGGCCTGAACCAGAACGGCCAGAGCATCAACCTCTCGCAGGAGCTGCAGGCGCTGAACGTGACCAGTCCTGAAGCGCTTTACCTGCATGTGCACCAAAGCCGGGCAAGACTGACCTTCGCCCAGACCTTTCCCACCGGCACCCACGCCATGTGGTTGTATTACTGGCTGGCCGCCCAGGGTATCCACCCGTTGCAGGACGTCGACAGCGTGGTGGTGCCGCCGCCACAAATGGTCGCGCACCTGCAGGCCGGGCGCATCGACGGTTTTTGCGTCGGCGAACCCTGGAGCGCCAGCGCGGCGAACCAGAACCTGGGCTTTACCCTGGCCACCAGCCAGGCGATCTGGCCCGACCACCCGGAAAAAGTCCTCGGCTGCACCCGCGCCTTCGTCGAGCAGTACCCGAATACCGCGCGGGCCCTGGTCATGGCGATCCTCGAGGCCAGCCGCTTCATCGAGCAGAGCCGGGAAAACCGCCAGAGCACCGCGCAGCTGCTGAGCGCCCGCGAGTATCTCGATGCGCCGTTGGGCTGCATCGAGCCGCGCCTGCTCGGCGAGTATGCCGACGGCCTCGGCAACCGCTGGCAGGACCCGCACGCGCTACGCTTTCATAATGAAGGCACGGTCAACCTGCCGTATCTGTCCGACGGCATGTGGTTCATGACCCAGTTCCGCCGCTGGGGCCTGCTGCGCGAAGACCCGGACTACCTGGGCATCGCGCGCCAGGTGCAGCAACTCGAGCTCTATCGTCAAGCCGCCACCGCCGTCGGTGTCGCGTCCTGGGGCCAGGACATGCGCAGCAGCCAGTTGATCGACGGCAAGCTGTGGGACGGGTCGGACCCGGCCGCCTATGCCCGCAGCTTCAAACTGCACGCCATGAGCGACAGCTCGCCTCTTCTCGCCAGCCGCTGA
- a CDS encoding YggL family protein: MATNRSRRLRKKLCVDEFQELGFELNLDFKEDLAEEAIDAFLDAFLKEAMEANGLGYVGGDDFGLVCLSKRGSVSEEQRAKVEAWLKARTELTSVEVSPLLDVWYPENSINPVA; encoded by the coding sequence ATGGCCACTAACCGTTCCCGCCGTCTGCGCAAAAAACTGTGCGTAGATGAATTTCAGGAGCTGGGTTTTGAGCTGAACCTGGATTTCAAAGAAGATCTGGCCGAAGAGGCTATTGACGCTTTCCTCGACGCGTTCCTCAAAGAAGCGATGGAAGCCAACGGCCTCGGCTATGTTGGTGGCGATGACTTCGGCCTGGTTTGCCTGAGCAAACGCGGTTCGGTCAGCGAAGAGCAACGTGCCAAGGTCGAAGCCTGGCTCAAGGCCCGCACCGAGCTGACCAGCGTTGAAGTCAGCCCGCTGCTGGACGTCTGGTACCCGGAAAACTCGATCAATCCGGTAGCCTGA
- the rlmKL gene encoding bifunctional 23S rRNA (guanine(2069)-N(7))-methyltransferase RlmK/23S rRNA (guanine(2445)-N(2))-methyltransferase RlmL yields the protein MSDRYELFLTCPKGLEGLLIEEAAGLGLEDAREHTSAVRGMADMETAYRLCLWSRLANRVLLVLKRFPMKDAEDLYHGVHDVDWQDHMLADGTLAVEFSGHGSGIDNTHFGALKVKDAIVDRLRTPTGERPSIDKLNPDLRIHLRLDRGEAILSLDLSGHSLHQRGYRLQQGAAPLKENLAAAILIRAGWPRIAANGGALADPMCGVGTFLVEAAMIAADIAPNLKREQWGFTAWLGHVPALWRKLHEEAQARAQAGLAKPPLWIRGYEADPRLIQPGRNNVERAGLSEWIKIYQGEVATFEPRPDQNQKGLVISNPPYGERLGDEASLLYLYQNLGERLRQACLGWEAAVFTGAPDLGKRMGIRSHKQYSFWNGALPCKLLLIKVQPDQFVTGERRTPEQRQIEREQAEADKAPLVPQERQYNKNGNPIKPAPAPVVEQARLSEGGQMFANRLQKNLKALGKWAKREGVECYRVYDADMPEYSLAIDLYHDWVHVQEYAAPKSIDPEKAQARLFDALAAIPQALNVDKSRVVIKRRERQSGTKQYERQSAQGKFTEVSEGGVKLLVNLTDYLDTGLFLDHRPMRLRIQKEAAGKRFLNLFCYTATASVHAAKGGARSTTSVDLSKIYLDWARRNLSLNGFSDKNRLEQGDVMAWLETCRDEFDLIFIDPPTFSNSKRMEGVFDVQRDHVQLLDLAMARLASGGVLYFSNNFRKFQLEENLAARYSVEEITAKTIDPDFARNGKIHRAWKITAR from the coding sequence ATGTCGGATCGCTACGAACTCTTCCTCACCTGTCCCAAAGGCCTTGAAGGCCTGCTCATCGAGGAAGCCGCCGGGCTTGGCCTTGAAGACGCGCGTGAACACACCTCGGCCGTGCGCGGCATGGCCGACATGGAGACCGCCTACCGCCTGTGCCTCTGGTCGCGCCTGGCCAACCGGGTACTGCTGGTGCTCAAGCGCTTCCCGATGAAGGATGCCGAAGACCTCTACCACGGCGTGCATGATGTCGACTGGCAGGACCACATGCTGGCGGACGGCACCCTGGCGGTGGAGTTCAGCGGCCACGGCTCGGGCATCGACAACACCCACTTCGGCGCCTTGAAGGTCAAGGATGCCATCGTCGACCGGCTGCGCACGCCGACCGGCGAGCGTCCCTCCATCGACAAGCTCAACCCGGACCTGCGCATTCACCTGCGCCTGGATCGTGGCGAAGCCATCCTCTCCCTCGACCTGTCCGGCCACAGCCTGCACCAGCGTGGCTATCGCCTGCAGCAGGGCGCGGCGCCACTGAAGGAAAACCTCGCGGCGGCGATCCTGATCCGTGCCGGCTGGCCACGTATCGCGGCCAATGGCGGCGCCCTGGCCGACCCGATGTGCGGCGTGGGCACCTTCCTGGTCGAGGCGGCGATGATCGCCGCCGACATCGCTCCCAACCTCAAGCGCGAGCAATGGGGCTTCACCGCCTGGCTCGGTCACGTCCCGGCCCTGTGGCGCAAGCTGCACGAAGAAGCCCAGGCACGGGCCCAGGCTGGCCTGGCCAAGCCGCCGCTGTGGATTCGCGGTTACGAAGCCGACCCGCGGCTGATCCAGCCAGGGCGCAACAACGTCGAGCGCGCCGGTCTCAGTGAGTGGATCAAGATCTATCAGGGCGAAGTGGCGACCTTCGAGCCGCGTCCGGACCAGAACCAGAAAGGCCTGGTGATCAGCAACCCGCCCTACGGCGAGCGCCTGGGTGACGAAGCCAGCCTGCTGTATCTCTATCAGAACCTTGGCGAGCGTCTGCGTCAGGCCTGTCTGGGCTGGGAAGCGGCGGTGTTCACCGGCGCGCCGGACCTGGGCAAGCGCATGGGCATCCGCAGCCACAAGCAGTATTCGTTCTGGAACGGCGCCTTGCCGTGCAAGCTGTTGCTGATCAAGGTACAGCCGGATCAGTTCGTCACCGGTGAGCGCCGCACCCCGGAGCAGCGGCAGATCGAGCGTGAACAGGCCGAGGCCGACAAGGCGCCGCTGGTTCCGCAGGAGCGCCAGTACAATAAGAACGGCAACCCGATCAAGCCGGCGCCAGCCCCAGTGGTCGAGCAGGCGCGCCTGAGCGAAGGCGGGCAGATGTTCGCCAACCGCCTGCAGAAGAACCTCAAGGCGCTGGGCAAGTGGGCCAAGCGCGAAGGCGTCGAGTGCTATCGCGTCTACGATGCCGACATGCCGGAATACTCCCTGGCCATCGACCTGTACCACGACTGGGTGCACGTGCAGGAATACGCCGCGCCGAAATCCATCGACCCGGAAAAGGCCCAGGCCCGTCTGTTCGATGCCCTGGCGGCCATTCCGCAAGCGTTGAACGTCGACAAGAGCCGGGTGGTGATCAAGCGTCGCGAGCGCCAGAGCGGCACCAAGCAGTACGAACGCCAGAGCGCCCAAGGCAAGTTCACCGAGGTCAGCGAAGGCGGCGTGAAGTTGCTGGTCAACCTCACCGACTATCTCGACACCGGGCTGTTCCTCGACCACCGGCCAATGCGCCTGCGGATTCAGAAAGAAGCCGCCGGCAAGCGTTTCCTCAACCTGTTCTGCTACACCGCCACCGCCAGTGTGCACGCGGCCAAGGGCGGGGCGCGCAGCACCACCAGCGTCGATCTGTCGAAGATCTACCTGGACTGGGCGCGGCGCAACCTGTCGCTCAACGGTTTCTCCGACAAGAACCGTCTGGAGCAGGGCGATGTCATGGCCTGGCTGGAGACCTGCCGCGATGAGTTCGACCTGATCTTCATCGACCCGCCGACCTTCTCCAACTCCAAGCGCATGGAAGGGGTATTCGACGTGCAGCGTGACCACGTGCAACTGCTCGACCTGGCCATGGCCCGGTTGGCCAGCGGTGGCGTGTTGTATTTCTCCAACAACTTCCGCAAGTTCCAGCTCGAGGAAAACCTGGCGGCGCGTTACTCCGTAGAGGAGATCACCGCCAAGACCATCGACCCGGATTTTGCCCGTAACGGCAAGATCCACCGGGCCTGGAAAATCACCGCCCGCTGA
- the dacB gene encoding D-alanyl-D-alanine carboxypeptidase/D-alanyl-D-alanine endopeptidase, whose protein sequence is MIKSLRPLFLAGLLLPLAISVSAAPVNTTLSPKVQQALKASKLQDNALSLVMIPLNGPGTATVYNADVSVNPASTMKLVTTYAALEMLGPTHQWKTEFYTDGTLSGGILNGNLYLKGGGDPKLNMEKLWLLMRDLRANGVQQVTGDLVLDRNFFVQPQLPQFNDDGNDENKPFLVKPDALLVNLKALRFVARNDSGKVLISVEPPIASIRIDNQVKAVGGKQCTGNVRYNPVPQADGGVTVTVNGQLGDGCSSQTYLSLLDHATYTAGAVRAIWKELGGSIQGKDRLAAVPSSAKVLARAFSPDLAEIIRDINKYSNNTMAQQLFLSLGAQYRTEADGDDAKAAQRVVRQWLAKKGITAPHLVMENGSGLSRAERVSAREMASMLQAAWRSPYSAEFISSMPIAGMDGTMRKRLKRTAMSGEAHVKTGTLNTVRAIAGYSRDSNGNTWAVVAILNDPKPWGASSVLDQVLLDLYRQPKLATTASTL, encoded by the coding sequence ATGATCAAATCTTTGCGCCCACTTTTTCTTGCCGGTCTTCTTCTACCCCTGGCCATTTCCGTTTCCGCCGCCCCCGTCAACACCACCCTTTCGCCCAAGGTTCAACAGGCCCTCAAGGCCAGTAAACTGCAAGACAACGCCCTGTCGCTGGTGATGATCCCGCTCAACGGCCCGGGCACGGCCACGGTCTACAACGCCGACGTGTCGGTCAACCCGGCCTCCACCATGAAACTGGTCACCACCTACGCCGCCCTGGAAATGCTCGGCCCGACCCACCAGTGGAAAACCGAGTTCTATACCGACGGCACCCTGAGCGGCGGCATCCTCAATGGCAACCTGTACCTCAAGGGCGGCGGCGACCCCAAGCTGAACATGGAAAAGCTCTGGTTGCTGATGCGCGACCTGCGGGCCAACGGCGTGCAGCAAGTGACCGGCGACCTGGTGCTGGACCGTAACTTCTTCGTGCAGCCGCAACTGCCGCAGTTCAACGACGACGGCAATGACGAGAACAAGCCGTTCCTGGTCAAGCCCGACGCCCTGCTGGTCAACCTCAAGGCCCTGCGCTTCGTGGCGCGCAACGATTCGGGCAAGGTGCTGATTTCCGTCGAGCCGCCGATCGCCAGCATTCGCATCGACAATCAGGTCAAGGCCGTCGGCGGCAAACAGTGCACCGGCAACGTTCGCTACAACCCGGTCCCGCAGGCGGACGGCGGCGTCACCGTGACCGTCAACGGCCAGTTGGGCGACGGCTGCAGCTCGCAGACCTACCTGTCGCTGCTCGACCACGCGACCTACACTGCCGGCGCCGTACGCGCCATCTGGAAGGAGTTGGGCGGCAGCATCCAGGGCAAGGACCGCCTGGCCGCCGTGCCATCCAGCGCCAAGGTGCTGGCCCGGGCCTTCTCGCCGGACCTGGCGGAGATCATCCGTGACATCAACAAATACAGTAACAACACCATGGCCCAGCAACTGTTCCTCAGCCTCGGCGCGCAATACCGCACCGAAGCCGATGGCGACGATGCCAAGGCAGCACAACGAGTGGTGCGTCAGTGGCTGGCGAAGAAAGGCATCACCGCGCCGCATCTGGTGATGGAGAACGGTTCGGGCCTGTCCCGTGCCGAACGGGTCAGCGCCCGGGAAATGGCCTCCATGCTGCAAGCGGCCTGGAGAAGCCCGTACTCGGCGGAGTTCATCAGCTCGATGCCGATCGCCGGCATGGACGGCACCATGCGCAAGCGCCTGAAGCGCACCGCCATGTCCGGTGAAGCCCACGTGAAGACCGGGACCCTGAACACCGTGCGCGCCATCGCCGGCTACAGCCGTGACAGCAACGGCAACACCTGGGCCGTGGTGGCGATCCTCAACGATCCGAAGCCCTGGGGCGCGTCCTCGGTGCTCGACCAGGTGCTGCTGGATCTGTATCGCCAGCCGAAACTGGCGACCACCGCTTCGACCCTGTAA
- the rmf gene encoding ribosome modulation factor has product MRRLKRDPLERAFLRGYQYGVHGKSRELCPFTLPSVRQAWINGWREGRGDNWDGMTGTAGIHRLNELHAVG; this is encoded by the coding sequence ATGAGAAGACTTAAGCGTGATCCGTTGGAAAGAGCATTTTTGCGCGGATATCAGTATGGCGTTCATGGCAAGTCCCGTGAGCTTTGCCCATTTACTCTACCGTCGGTACGCCAAGCCTGGATCAATGGCTGGCGCGAAGGACGCGGCGACAACTGGGACGGTATGACCGGCACTGCGGGAATCCACAGACTCAACGAACTTCACGCCGTCGGCTAA
- a CDS encoding quinone-dependent dihydroorotate dehydrogenase, with amino-acid sequence MYTLARQLLFKLSPETSHDLSLDLIGAGGRLGLNGLLCKAPAQMPVKVMGLDFPNPVGLAAGLDKNGAAIDGFAQLGFGFVEIGTITPRPQPGNPKPRIFRLPEAEAIINRMGFNNLGVDHLLARVAAAKYKGVLGINIGKNFDTPVERAVDDYLICLDKVYAHASYVTVNVSSPNTPGLRSLQFGESLKQLLSALSQRQQELAVQHGKRVPLAIKIAPDMTDEETAEVAQALIETGMDAVIATNTTLSRVGVEGMEHGDEAGGLSGAPVRDKSTHTVKVLAGELAGRLPIIAVGGITEGKHAAEKIAAGASLVQLYSGFIYKGPALIRESVDAIAALR; translated from the coding sequence ATGTATACCCTGGCCCGCCAGCTATTGTTCAAACTCTCCCCGGAAACCTCCCACGATCTGTCCCTGGACCTGATCGGCGCGGGCGGGCGTTTGGGCCTCAATGGCTTGCTGTGCAAGGCGCCGGCGCAGATGCCGGTGAAGGTCATGGGCCTGGACTTCCCGAACCCGGTCGGCCTCGCGGCCGGCCTGGACAAGAACGGCGCGGCCATCGACGGCTTTGCCCAATTGGGTTTCGGTTTCGTCGAAATCGGCACCATCACCCCGCGCCCGCAGCCGGGCAACCCCAAGCCACGGATCTTCCGCCTGCCGGAAGCCGAAGCGATCATCAATCGTATGGGTTTCAACAACCTGGGCGTCGATCACCTGCTGGCCCGGGTGGCGGCGGCCAAGTACAAGGGCGTGCTGGGGATCAACATCGGCAAGAACTTCGACACCCCGGTCGAGCGCGCGGTGGATGACTACCTGATCTGCCTGGACAAGGTGTATGCCCACGCCAGCTACGTGACGGTCAACGTCAGCTCGCCCAACACCCCGGGCCTGCGCAGCTTGCAGTTCGGCGAGTCGCTCAAGCAACTGCTCAGTGCCCTCAGCCAGCGTCAGCAGGAATTGGCCGTGCAGCATGGCAAGCGGGTACCACTGGCGATCAAGATTGCCCCGGACATGACCGACGAAGAAACCGCCGAAGTGGCGCAAGCCCTGATCGAAACCGGGATGGACGCGGTCATCGCCACCAACACCACCCTGAGCCGTGTCGGTGTCGAAGGCATGGAGCATGGCGACGAGGCGGGCGGCCTGTCCGGCGCACCGGTGCGCGACAAGAGCACCCACACCGTGAAGGTGCTGGCGGGCGAGCTGGCCGGGCGTTTGCCGATCATCGCGGTGGGCGGTATCACCGAAGGCAAGCATGCGGCGGAAAAGATCGCTGCTGGCGCCAGCCTGGTGCAGTTGTATTCGGGTTTCATCTACAAGGGCCCGGCGCTGATTCGCGAGTCGGTGGACGCGATCGCGGCGTTGCGTTGA
- a CDS encoding ANTAR domain-containing response regulator codes for MLRILLINDTAKKVGRLKAALMEAGFEVIDESGLTIDLPTRVETVRPDVILIDTESPSRDVMEQVVLVSRDQPRPIVMFTDEHDPDVMRHAIKSGVSAYIVEGIQAQRLQPILDVAMARFESDQALRAQLQARDQQLAERKRIELAKGLLMKMKDCNEEQAYTLMRRQAMSRQQKLIQVAEQIIAMSELLG; via the coding sequence ATGTTGCGTATCCTGCTGATCAACGACACCGCCAAGAAGGTCGGTCGGCTCAAGGCGGCTCTGATGGAAGCCGGTTTCGAGGTGATCGACGAGTCGGGGCTGACCATCGACCTGCCGACGCGCGTCGAAACGGTGCGTCCGGATGTGATCCTGATCGATACCGAATCACCGAGCCGCGATGTGATGGAGCAAGTGGTGCTGGTCAGCCGCGACCAGCCACGGCCAATCGTGATGTTCACCGACGAGCACGACCCCGATGTGATGCGCCACGCCATCAAGTCCGGGGTCAGTGCCTACATAGTCGAAGGCATCCAGGCCCAGCGCCTGCAGCCCATTCTCGATGTGGCCATGGCCCGCTTCGAGAGCGACCAGGCCTTGCGCGCGCAGCTGCAGGCCCGCGACCAGCAGCTGGCCGAGCGCAAGCGCATCGAGCTGGCCAAGGGCCTGTTGATGAAGATGAAAGACTGCAACGAAGAACAGGCCTACACCCTGATGCGCCGCCAGGCCATGAGCCGGCAGCAGAAGCTGATCCAGGTGGCGGAGCAGATCATCGCCATGAGCGAGTTGCTGGGCTGA
- a CDS encoding sensor domain-containing diguanylate cyclase, with protein sequence MSLHSVRPKILGFISEDASAWLVALLVLLFGCVLTGLLAWSTLNLYQQQLRQRFQLLASERYSRIEERFEDQEQRLDGLKRFFINSGTVSRQDFDGYTKPLLHRTQAYAWAPRVSGVERASFERMAQEQGAPDYFIADLNAEGKLQRAAERDEYIPVLYSQTQSPLGSPLGFDLLAQPMRRDTLERARQRGGVAVSQPVRLVGVEPSYARGIILATPVSPRADGAMSPPEPYGYVIAVISMRQLVVDGLPEQSQDNLFVQIIDLSTAESYGKLYESSNGPGDSPLAVSRVLSLADHDYQVNIRPSAVFLQANHSSVSSQVVLGILLSLLLSALLYVLVSQRQRALRLVEQRTEELRVREQELRGTHGQLRSVLNAATQVAIIATDLRGVISTFNAGAEHMLGYNSTEVVGHLTLESLHLPAELNARAQALSQRYGRQIPMCQAMLVDGSEERGEETREWTLVRRDGSHLVVNMLATPVLDDHGLWVGHLAVCIDITERKRVHEALAARDRLLKKLSAHVPGAIYQFQVDAEGHSSFSYVSDGIRDIYEIDPQQLQRDANPVFERIHPDDVARVRGSIWTSARNLSPWREEYRVQLPQRGLRWVRGEATPEKLAGGGVLWHGYLSDISDLKRVEEELRALSVTDSLTGIHNRRYFQERLQTEMARVERGVGNLAVIMLDIDHFKRINDQHGHAIGDMVLRGVCERISLRLRRTDVFCRLGGEEFMVLCPDTDGQQAYVLAQELWRGLRSSPIDGVGIVTASFGIASWREHEGADGLLLRADSGVYAAKQAGRDRVQAEMD encoded by the coding sequence ATGTCGTTGCACTCGGTACGCCCGAAAATCTTGGGCTTCATCAGCGAAGACGCATCGGCCTGGCTGGTCGCGCTACTGGTATTGCTGTTTGGCTGTGTATTGACCGGGCTGCTGGCCTGGTCGACCCTCAACCTGTATCAGCAGCAGTTGCGCCAACGCTTCCAGCTGTTGGCCAGCGAACGTTATAGCCGCATCGAAGAGCGCTTCGAAGATCAGGAGCAGCGCCTGGATGGTCTCAAGCGCTTCTTCATCAATTCCGGTACGGTCTCGCGCCAGGACTTCGACGGCTACACCAAACCTCTCTTGCATCGCACCCAGGCCTACGCCTGGGCGCCGCGTGTCAGTGGTGTCGAGCGGGCGTCGTTCGAGCGCATGGCGCAGGAGCAGGGAGCGCCGGATTATTTCATTGCCGACCTGAATGCCGAGGGCAAGCTGCAGCGAGCCGCCGAGCGCGATGAGTACATACCGGTGCTCTACAGCCAGACCCAAAGCCCGCTGGGTTCGCCCCTGGGGTTCGACCTGCTGGCCCAGCCGATGCGTCGCGATACCCTCGAACGGGCGAGGCAGCGCGGGGGCGTGGCGGTTTCGCAGCCGGTGCGCTTGGTCGGAGTCGAGCCTTCCTATGCACGCGGCATCATCCTGGCGACTCCCGTCAGCCCGCGCGCCGATGGGGCCATGTCGCCCCCCGAGCCATACGGTTATGTGATCGCGGTGATCAGCATGCGCCAACTGGTGGTCGATGGCCTGCCCGAGCAGAGCCAGGACAACCTGTTCGTGCAGATCATCGACCTGTCGACCGCCGAGTCGTACGGCAAGCTCTATGAATCGAGCAACGGCCCGGGGGACAGCCCGCTGGCGGTGAGCCGGGTGCTGAGCCTGGCCGATCATGATTACCAGGTGAACATCCGCCCCAGCGCGGTGTTCCTCCAGGCCAACCATTCTTCGGTGTCCAGCCAGGTGGTCCTGGGGATTCTGCTCAGCCTGCTGCTCAGCGCCTTGCTGTATGTCCTGGTCAGCCAGCGGCAGCGCGCGCTGCGGCTGGTGGAACAGCGTACCGAGGAGCTGCGGGTCAGGGAGCAGGAACTGCGCGGCACCCATGGGCAGTTGCGCAGCGTGCTCAATGCGGCGACCCAGGTGGCGATCATCGCCACGGACCTGCGGGGCGTGATCAGCACCTTCAATGCCGGCGCCGAACATATGCTCGGCTACAACAGCACCGAGGTGGTGGGCCACCTGACCCTGGAAAGCCTGCACCTGCCCGCGGAGCTGAATGCGCGCGCGCAAGCCCTCAGCCAGCGTTACGGCCGGCAGATCCCGATGTGCCAGGCGATGCTGGTGGACGGTTCCGAAGAGCGTGGCGAGGAAACCCGCGAGTGGACCCTGGTACGCCGCGATGGCAGCCACCTGGTGGTGAACATGCTGGCCACCCCGGTCCTGGACGATCACGGTTTATGGGTCGGGCACCTGGCCGTCTGCATCGACATCACCGAACGCAAACGGGTCCACGAGGCGCTGGCGGCCCGCGATCGCCTGCTGAAGAAACTCAGCGCCCATGTGCCCGGCGCCATCTACCAGTTCCAGGTGGATGCCGAAGGCCATTCCAGCTTCAGCTACGTCAGTGATGGCATCCGCGACATCTACGAGATCGATCCGCAGCAGTTGCAGCGCGATGCCAACCCGGTGTTCGAGCGTATTCACCCGGACGATGTGGCCCGGGTGCGCGGTTCGATCTGGACCTCGGCACGCAACCTCAGCCCCTGGCGCGAGGAATATCGGGTGCAGTTGCCGCAGCGCGGCCTGCGCTGGGTGCGTGGCGAGGCGACCCCGGAAAAACTGGCGGGGGGCGGGGTGCTGTGGCATGGCTATCTGTCGGACATCTCCGACCTCAAGCGGGTCGAGGAGGAGTTGCGGGCGCTGTCGGTCACCGACTCCCTGACCGGTATTCACAACCGCCGCTATTTCCAGGAGCGCCTGCAGACGGAAATGGCGCGGGTCGAGCGCGGGGTGGGCAATCTGGCGGTGATCATGCTGGATATCGACCACTTCAAGCGGATCAACGACCAGCATGGGCATGCCATCGGCGATATGGTGCTGCGCGGTGTCTGTGAGCGCATCAGCCTTCGTCTGCGCCGCACGGATGTGTTCTGCCGCTTGGGCGGTGAGGAATTCATGGTGCTGTGCCCGGACACCGATGGTCAGCAGGCTTATGTCCTGGCCCAGGAGCTGTGGCGTGGGCTGCGCAGCTCGCCGATCGATGGCGTGGGCATTGTCACGGCCAGTTTCGGCATCGCCAGTTGGCGGGAGCATGAAGGGGCCGACGGGCTGTTGCTGCGGGCGGATTCCGGGGTCTATGCGGCCAAGCAGGCAGGGCGCGACCGGGTCCAGGCCGAGATGGATTGA